One Pyrofollis japonicus DNA window includes the following coding sequences:
- a CDS encoding branched-chain amino acid ABC transporter permease: MVNAVALAEQVFSFIGVYAIVTLALNIKAGHTGIPDFGHAMFFGIGGIVVGNLAAHLAAALAAGSVPGVSVSGVLANNTATLNALNTQYFPSHPGVAIGLILFAIVVALVLGGIVGWLASLPALRLRGEYLAILLLATAEAVRIFVTYTKQIMGSTPTVGLSTPDLFAWAGDSGAAATVFTVLMAIIVFIVFERIHNSPAGRLFRAVRDDEDAAKALGRDVVVVRRDAMIIGSAVAALGGVVYALNPFLGGGAVAAASIFNRVFWTFWPWALMILGGMASNRGVVAATILVGVLLVWPIRVYKVQLAEALGASALGLDPNSFANALEYLLLGLLIILALALKPEGIIPEPPSKTLDFKQFAKRVLGKDSEAQ, from the coding sequence ATGGTTAATGCGGTTGCGCTTGCGGAACAAGTATTCTCGTTCATAGGCGTATACGCGATCGTCACATTAGCGCTGAATATCAAGGCAGGGCACACCGGTATACCGGACTTCGGCCACGCAATGTTCTTCGGTATAGGCGGCATAGTTGTTGGCAACCTTGCAGCCCACTTGGCTGCAGCGCTCGCAGCTGGATCTGTTCCAGGTGTGTCTGTTTCCGGAGTACTTGCCAACAATACTGCCACTCTGAATGCCCTCAACACTCAGTACTTCCCGAGCCACCCAGGGGTTGCGATAGGCCTCATACTGTTCGCCATAGTTGTCGCCCTCGTGCTCGGAGGCATAGTGGGCTGGCTGGCAAGCTTACCAGCACTCAGGCTGCGGGGCGAGTACTTGGCAATACTGTTGTTAGCGACAGCTGAGGCTGTGAGAATATTCGTCACTTACACAAAGCAGATAATGGGAAGCACGCCGACGGTTGGCCTATCAACACCAGATCTCTTCGCCTGGGCCGGCGACTCCGGTGCTGCGGCAACAGTGTTCACAGTGCTAATGGCGATTATAGTGTTCATAGTGTTTGAGCGCATACACAACTCGCCAGCTGGCAGGCTCTTCAGAGCGGTAAGAGACGACGAGGACGCCGCAAAGGCCCTCGGAAGAGACGTCGTGGTCGTCAGAAGAGACGCAATGATAATAGGCAGTGCGGTCGCAGCCCTCGGAGGCGTAGTATACGCGCTAAACCCGTTCCTAGGCGGAGGCGCCGTTGCAGCAGCATCAATATTCAACAGAGTATTCTGGACCTTCTGGCCCTGGGCCCTCATGATACTCGGCGGCATGGCCAGCAACCGCGGAGTAGTAGCGGCGACAATCCTTGTAGGCGTGCTCCTCGTGTGGCCTATCCGCGTCTACAAGGTACAGCTAGCAGAAGCTCTTGGAGCAAGCGCGCTAGGATTAGACCCCAATAGCTTCGCGAACGCATTAGAATACCTGCTGCTAGGACTTCTAATAATACTGGCACTAGCATTGAAGCCCGAAGGAATAATACCAGAGCCGCCAAGCAAGACGCTAGACTTCAAACAATTCGCCAAAAGAGTACTAGGGAAAGACTCAGAAGCTCAGTAA
- a CDS encoding ABC transporter ATP-binding protein, giving the protein MPKPMLVLKKINSGYGKFHILFDIDLEVPRGKITVVVGPNGAGKTTLLNTIFGLATIHSGRIVYEGQDITNVPAYKRAKMGMAYTLQLFNIFSTLTVRENLLLATYDIPPDEAKKRMEEVFQLFPRLKERLFQKAGTLSGGERQMLAIAISMLRKPKLMLLDEPTAGLAPKLAKEVFEAIRQLGDQGYTIILAEQNAKGALEIGDEAVVIASGRIVARGKAQELLHDRDLARKYLGLELEA; this is encoded by the coding sequence ATGCCTAAGCCAATGCTTGTCCTTAAGAAGATAAACTCTGGTTACGGGAAGTTCCACATACTCTTCGATATCGACCTTGAGGTTCCCCGCGGCAAGATAACCGTAGTGGTCGGCCCCAATGGTGCTGGCAAGACAACGCTCCTCAATACTATCTTCGGGCTGGCAACTATTCATAGTGGCCGCATAGTCTACGAGGGCCAAGACATAACTAATGTGCCAGCCTATAAGAGGGCGAAGATGGGGATGGCTTACACGCTCCAGCTCTTCAACATATTTAGCACGTTGACGGTCAGGGAGAACCTCTTACTAGCAACCTATGATATCCCGCCAGATGAGGCCAAGAAGCGCATGGAGGAGGTCTTCCAGCTCTTCCCGAGGCTAAAGGAGCGCCTCTTCCAGAAAGCTGGCACGCTCAGCGGCGGCGAGAGACAAATGCTCGCCATCGCTATTAGCATGCTCAGGAAGCCGAAGCTAATGCTCCTCGACGAGCCAACGGCGGGCCTCGCGCCCAAGCTAGCCAAGGAGGTGTTCGAGGCTATAAGGCAGCTAGGCGACCAAGGATACACCATTATCCTTGCCGAGCAGAACGCTAAGGGAGCCCTAGAGATAGGCGACGAGGCAGTAGTGATTGCAAGCGGCAGGATAGTTGCCAGGGGCAAGGCGCAGGAACTCCTACACGATCGTGACCTTGCGAGGAAGTATCTTGGTCTCGAACTCGAAGCCTAG
- a CDS encoding ABC transporter ATP-binding protein: MKRQRIQAEEVSGKVSQQAAAAEKPPSPVQDDIILWTEGVVKRFGGVVALDGVSVRIPRKKITLLIGPNGSGKTTLVNVITGFYPPDKGRVIYEGKDITGKPPHLIARMGIIRTFQIPKPFMNLTVLENLLAANPPGSYENPYLAWVSKRRWLNVEQDAVERAFQILKLLGLENEWDQKATSLSGAGLKLLEVGRALMSGAKLMIMDEPAAGVNPAKAHEIFATLTRLRDEHGITFFIIEHRIDIAAKYVDYAYAMALGRVISEGSPEKVLHDPRVIESYIGS; this comes from the coding sequence ATGAAGCGTCAGCGTATCCAGGCGGAGGAGGTGTCTGGGAAGGTGTCACAACAAGCTGCTGCGGCTGAGAAGCCACCAAGCCCGGTACAAGACGATATCATATTGTGGACGGAGGGCGTAGTGAAGCGATTCGGCGGCGTAGTCGCTCTCGACGGGGTCTCTGTGCGCATACCTAGGAAGAAGATAACTCTCCTAATAGGCCCGAATGGTAGCGGAAAAACCACGCTCGTCAACGTGATAACAGGGTTCTATCCGCCGGATAAGGGCCGGGTAATCTACGAAGGCAAGGACATAACGGGTAAGCCTCCCCACCTCATAGCGCGCATGGGGATTATAAGGACATTCCAGATACCAAAGCCGTTCATGAACCTCACCGTGCTTGAGAACCTACTTGCAGCTAACCCGCCGGGGAGCTACGAGAACCCATACCTCGCATGGGTGAGCAAGAGGCGCTGGCTCAACGTTGAGCAAGACGCTGTTGAGAGGGCTTTTCAGATACTGAAGCTCCTTGGCCTCGAGAACGAGTGGGACCAGAAGGCTACATCGCTCAGCGGTGCTGGGCTCAAGCTACTAGAGGTTGGGAGAGCATTGATGAGCGGCGCCAAGCTAATGATAATGGACGAGCCGGCTGCAGGCGTGAACCCCGCGAAAGCCCACGAGATATTCGCTACGCTGACGAGGCTACGCGATGAGCACGGGATAACCTTCTTCATAATCGAGCACAGAATAGATATTGCCGCAAAGTACGTTGACTATGCCTACGCGATGGCTCTTGGCAGGGTGATAAGCGAGGGCTCGCCCGAGAAAGTGCTCCACGATCCACGCGTAATCGAGAGCTACATAGGCTCCTAG
- a CDS encoding branched-chain amino acid ABC transporter permease, with amino-acid sequence MLEWWIFSESFLITIFVYTVVSISLNLEAGFTGIPNFGKHFFVFLGAFAAQGIGVRIAAWLYEKLEPQAAQEALQQVSMMVPSVSPNASLVSIAANPDANRIIVNNYLKPFVTSNLGVEVLLAIVILGVTVALALIFGLVASYAALRLREDYLAILLLSFAELMVMVVFYQSESLNGGNKGLWAITFTRNPMRFALIGSAALAILAYIYAEKIANSPMGRAMRAVRDDEVAASVFGRDIASIRLRVIMVASVMAALAGLFYIQNNASATSITFNRVAWTFLPWAMIILGGMANNAGAVIGTLVFLIGMRLFTYYQDQISHLLGIQASLVASLLPNILIGILILVVLYLRPQGIIPEHISKTLDFKKIMREEAGLEETIGNNGDRKKEA; translated from the coding sequence ATGCTCGAGTGGTGGATATTCAGCGAATCATTCCTAATAACCATATTCGTCTACACGGTTGTATCTATCAGTCTAAACCTAGAGGCAGGATTCACCGGTATACCAAACTTCGGCAAACACTTCTTCGTATTCCTGGGAGCATTCGCAGCACAAGGCATCGGTGTACGAATAGCTGCCTGGCTCTACGAGAAGCTCGAGCCACAAGCAGCCCAGGAGGCGCTGCAACAAGTCTCAATGATGGTGCCAAGCGTGTCACCCAACGCCTCCCTAGTATCGATAGCGGCGAACCCGGATGCAAACAGGATAATAGTAAACAACTACCTGAAGCCCTTCGTGACGAGCAACCTCGGCGTAGAGGTGCTACTAGCCATAGTGATACTGGGGGTTACGGTTGCACTGGCGCTGATCTTCGGCCTTGTAGCAAGCTATGCGGCGCTACGGCTGCGGGAGGACTATCTCGCTATACTGTTGCTCTCATTCGCCGAGCTAATGGTCATGGTTGTGTTCTACCAGTCGGAGAGCCTCAATGGGGGCAACAAGGGCCTATGGGCGATAACGTTTACGAGGAATCCGATGAGGTTCGCGCTGATAGGTAGCGCGGCACTAGCTATCCTAGCATATATCTATGCTGAAAAGATAGCCAACAGCCCCATGGGAAGAGCTATGAGGGCGGTGAGAGACGACGAGGTAGCAGCAAGCGTGTTCGGCCGCGACATAGCATCAATAAGGCTCAGAGTAATAATGGTTGCCTCAGTAATGGCCGCGCTTGCTGGCCTCTTCTATATACAGAACAATGCATCAGCAACATCGATAACATTCAACCGTGTAGCATGGACATTCCTACCATGGGCTATGATAATACTGGGCGGAATGGCTAACAATGCCGGAGCCGTAATAGGTACACTAGTCTTCCTCATAGGAATGAGGCTCTTCACGTACTACCAGGACCAAATAAGCCACCTCCTTGGCATACAGGCTAGCCTCGTGGCAAGCCTGCTGCCGAACATATTGATAGGTATACTGATTCTAGTGGTACTGTATCTACGCCCTCAAGGAATAATACCGGAGCACATAAGCAAGACACTGGACTTTAAGAAAATAATGAGGGAGGAGGCAGGCTTAGAGGAAACAATTGGCAACAATGGGGATAGAAAGAAGGAGGCTTAA
- a CDS encoding branched-chain amino acid ABC transporter permease has translation MAVMSIQSTFQALYYASLLSILSVGVTLSYMTTKVFNFAHVRFAMVSSYVAATVILLLVRALGIHGDFAWKQVAGLQMRMPLPWWVYAAALVAAFVVGGLVAVAQYYLVLRPLQRRGAGSMALMISTLGFDFVLIAILFIYMTLPQIRRMTAEAIPLIGKVSFDSLGMDSLDIVISTGSVTIRGAVILAIVFALATIIGLYLLLTRTKLGIMMRSSIENPRLSLVLGINVDRVFAITWFIAGAIAGLAGYLFIFATVYLARVSPTSPSDQIIVSVFAGSIVGGINSVPGSIGGGFLIGLIEKFFVPLLSGVTGPGIVKYDKVFSMLAVALTLLFIPEGLASVNWRRLFRSRSSSSTSG, from the coding sequence ATGGCTGTCATGAGTATTCAGTCCACGTTTCAAGCTCTCTACTATGCGAGCCTTCTCTCAATACTGAGTGTTGGCGTAACACTGTCCTATATGACTACGAAGGTTTTCAACTTCGCCCACGTAAGGTTCGCAATGGTCTCGAGCTATGTTGCGGCAACGGTTATTCTACTGCTTGTCAGAGCCCTAGGAATCCACGGGGACTTTGCATGGAAGCAGGTCGCCGGCCTACAGATGAGGATGCCTCTACCCTGGTGGGTCTACGCTGCGGCACTAGTAGCGGCGTTTGTTGTTGGTGGGCTCGTAGCCGTGGCACAGTATTATCTCGTCCTGCGTCCGCTTCAGCGCCGCGGAGCAGGAAGCATGGCGCTAATGATATCGACGCTTGGATTTGACTTCGTATTGATAGCGATACTGTTCATATACATGACTCTGCCGCAGATAAGGCGTATGACCGCTGAGGCCATACCTCTAATAGGCAAGGTATCGTTCGATAGCCTCGGCATGGATTCCCTTGATATAGTTATAAGTACGGGCTCTGTTACGATACGCGGAGCCGTCATCTTGGCAATAGTATTTGCGCTGGCAACCATCATTGGGCTCTACTTGTTGCTCACCCGGACCAAGCTGGGAATAATGATGAGGTCATCGATAGAGAACCCTAGGCTATCGCTAGTGCTAGGCATAAACGTTGACCGCGTCTTCGCCATAACGTGGTTCATCGCTGGCGCGATAGCCGGGCTAGCAGGCTACCTATTCATCTTCGCAACGGTATACCTTGCACGTGTATCGCCTACGTCGCCCTCGGACCAGATAATAGTCAGCGTGTTCGCGGGCAGCATTGTTGGTGGCATCAACAGCGTCCCAGGCAGCATAGGTGGAGGCTTCCTCATAGGCCTCATAGAGAAGTTCTTCGTACCACTACTAAGCGGTGTGACCGGTCCGGGCATAGTTAAGTACGACAAGGTATTCTCGATGCTCGCGGTAGCGCTGACGCTGCTCTTCATACCAGAGGGACTCGCCTCAGTTAACTGGAGGCGTCTTTTCAGATCAAGGTCTTCATCATCAACATCCGGGTGA
- a CDS encoding ABC transporter substrate-binding protein gives MRSAAALALLAIFLAPLIGQVAFAAEKPVTITIGALLPLTGDLSDYGIRQKATLEVAIEDMNKYLEEHNAWFRLALAVEDTATQPDQAVQKFNALVARGIKFIIGPMSSAEAKKVKDLATQQNVLLISPSSTADELAIPGDNLYRFCSPNAVEADALAKLMEDLGIKGIVIIVRADTWGEDLRKAVEENAKKLGIEVKPALEYNPESPNFGAIASQAKDYVDDLAKKYGKPHVAVVILSFKEAVQLMTEAANYKSLRDVLWIGSDATAKLATISQDPVVRQFAKETLFINPLYSPAATENQKRIAEKVKAMIKDVPDAYSYAGYDAVVAIALALMKAPPEIRNDPDKLVDFVKQQLDNGLTMTDEFAKLSATGKFPLSKAGDRATADFDWWIVYDFNNKWDWYLVGKYFGLNQSNVWYKINGVTYLDLVKQKFGQAKPTTSAPATTTQSQPQQQPTTAAPSTQTTAKEEKKGGGSNAALIAGIIIVIIVIIGAALALRKK, from the coding sequence ATGAGATCGGCTGCAGCGTTAGCCCTCCTGGCGATATTCCTTGCACCACTGATAGGGCAAGTGGCATTTGCAGCAGAGAAGCCGGTCACAATAACCATTGGTGCGCTGCTCCCGCTTACTGGAGACCTAAGCGACTACGGTATCAGGCAGAAGGCCACACTGGAAGTAGCCATAGAGGATATGAACAAGTACCTTGAGGAGCACAATGCCTGGTTCCGCTTAGCGCTAGCGGTAGAGGATACTGCTACTCAGCCCGACCAGGCGGTGCAGAAGTTTAACGCCCTAGTAGCTAGGGGCATCAAGTTCATAATCGGCCCGATGAGCAGCGCTGAGGCAAAGAAAGTCAAGGATCTAGCAACTCAGCAGAACGTGCTCCTCATAAGCCCCTCGAGCACTGCGGACGAGCTAGCAATACCGGGCGACAACCTCTACAGATTCTGCTCGCCAAACGCTGTAGAGGCAGATGCGCTTGCAAAGCTAATGGAGGACCTGGGCATCAAGGGTATCGTTATAATAGTGCGTGCTGATACCTGGGGCGAGGACCTGAGGAAAGCTGTTGAGGAGAACGCTAAGAAGCTAGGCATAGAGGTTAAGCCGGCACTGGAGTACAACCCTGAGTCGCCGAACTTCGGAGCCATAGCGTCCCAAGCCAAGGACTATGTTGACGATCTCGCGAAGAAGTATGGTAAGCCACACGTAGCAGTAGTTATCTTGTCGTTCAAGGAGGCAGTGCAGTTAATGACGGAGGCGGCTAACTACAAGTCGCTGAGAGACGTTCTCTGGATAGGTAGTGACGCGACAGCAAAGCTCGCGACAATAAGCCAGGACCCCGTTGTAAGGCAGTTCGCCAAGGAAACTCTGTTCATCAACCCGTTGTACTCGCCAGCAGCCACCGAGAACCAGAAGAGGATAGCGGAGAAGGTCAAGGCTATGATAAAGGACGTTCCAGATGCCTATAGCTATGCGGGCTACGACGCAGTAGTAGCCATAGCGCTTGCGCTTATGAAGGCGCCGCCAGAGATAAGGAATGATCCAGACAAGCTCGTAGACTTCGTGAAGCAGCAGCTGGACAACGGGCTCACAATGACGGACGAATTTGCAAAGCTATCTGCGACCGGCAAGTTCCCGCTAAGCAAGGCAGGCGACCGCGCAACGGCTGACTTCGACTGGTGGATAGTATATGACTTCAACAACAAGTGGGACTGGTACCTTGTAGGCAAGTACTTCGGCCTCAACCAGTCAAATGTCTGGTACAAGATCAACGGCGTAACATACCTTGACCTCGTGAAGCAGAAGTTCGGCCAGGCAAAGCCCACAACATCGGCGCCAGCAACCACGACACAGAGCCAGCCACAACAGCAGCCTACAACTGCGGCACCAAGCACACAGACAACAGCTAAGGAGGAGAAGAAGGGAGGCGGCAGCAACGCCGCACTCATCGCTGGCATAATAATAGTAATAATAGTGATAATCGGAGCAGCACTAGCACTACGCAAGAAGTAG